The window CCGATTATTTCTTTCTGGCTGTTGATGGTCCGCATGAAGCCAAAATTGCCTTGAATGGTTGGATACACCTGAAGATGAAGGATGTTGATGCAGTAGAAAATAACAATGGCGATGCTGTTTTGGATACGGGCTCACCGCACTATATCCGCAAAACAGAAAACCTGCAGACCCTGAATGTTTTTGAAGAAGGCAGAAAAATTCGATACAACGACAGATTCTCTGAAAAAGGTATTAATGTCAATTTTATTGAACCAAGGGATAATGGTCTCTTCGTGCGCACATATGAACGTGGTGTGGAAGATGAAACTTTCAGCTGCGGCACAGGAGTTACTGCTGCTGCTTTAACGGCAGCTAGGCAGATTGGTTACAACAGAATTGATATCACCACCCTCGGAGGCAAACTGGCTGTAGAATACACCAAAGCAGATGAACAGACATTTCATTCTATTTGGTTGTGTGGGCCGGCCACATTTGTATTTGAAGGGCAAATTGATATTTAACACAGGCTTCCTGCAAGAAAGAGCGGCATTTGATGTGCATCACCTAAATTCGCCTGCCGGTAAACCAAACCATGATACAGTACTTCAAAAATATCGACAGTCAGACCATCGAGATCGATAAACCCGAAGTGGGTGCATGGGTGAATCTTGTTCCACCTTTTAAAGACGAAGAGTTTACTGAATTGAGTGAGGGATTGGAAATTCCTGTGGAGTTTCTGCGCGACTCCTTAGATATCGACGAGCGCCCCCGCTATGAATTGGAAGACAATGTAAAGTTCATTGTCATTAAAACGCCTACTGAGAATAATTCCTTTAATGATAGTGATGCATTTTATATTACCATCCCTATCTGTATCATCCTGACGCATAATCAAATTGTAACTGTAAATTCTTTTGATAACGGCGCTATTAAAAAATTCCTGAACTCTTTCCAGAAACGCCATCCGGATAAAAGAAACATGATGGTGCTCAAGATCTTTGAGAAAGTGGTACAGAATTTCATGGAGTATTTGAAAGAGATCAATAATCGCCGTAATCAATACGAAACTTCATTGTACGAGAGTAACAACAATGAAGACTTATTGAACCTGATGCGTATTCAGAAGAGTCTGGTGTATTTCGTAACAGCACTTCGTAGCAATGAAATGCTGATGATGAAACTGGAGCGCACCAATTTCTTAGGATTAACCGAAGAAGAAAGAGAGTTTCTGCAGGATTTGATCGTAGATACCAGTCAGGCCTTGGAGATGGCCAATGTATACACGAACATCCTCACAAGTTCCATGGATGCATTTGCCAGCATTATCAGCAATAATCTGAACAATGTGATGAAGCGCCTGACTTCTATCACCATCATTCTTTCTTTACCCATCTTGGTAACCAGTATCTATGGCATGAACGTGGATATACCCTATCAGCATTCCAATCATGCATTTTATATACCGGTAATTCTCTCCCTACTGATTTCTTTTGTAATCAGCTGGTATTTCATGAAAAAGAAATGGTTCTAAGATGCCACTCTTCAATGTACGTGTGTATGGCATTTTAGTAGACGAACAGAAAAGGGTTCTGGTGAGTGATGAATTCATCCGCGGCAATTATATCACCAAGTTTCCCGGTGGTGGATTAGAATTCGGAGAAGGCACACGCGACTGTTTGAAAAGGGAATTCATGGAAGAGACCGGTTTGGATGTGCGTGTAGGTGATCACTTGTACACCACAGATTTTTTTCAGATCTCTGCTTTCAATAACAAAGACCAGATCATCTCTATTTATTACTTCGTACATCCTATATCACCTATTACCCTCTCGACAAAAGAAACGCCTTTTGATTTTAGTCCTGAGCAAACAGCCAATCCCAATGGCGAATCAGAAGTATTTCGCTGGATTGCATGGGAACAATTAGATGCTAATGCACTTACCTTGCCTATCGACAAAGTAGTAGCACAATTACTCAAAGAGAAATATTAACCCGCCGTAGGAATATTGTCGAAACCATCTTCAGTTTGGCTATCCTTCATAGCAGAACGACGCATTTTCTCAGCCAAATCACGCCCTAGATAATTTTCAATCCATGCATGCACCAAATAAATCACCGGTGTTAATGCAATAGCCATGGCAAACTTGTAGAGATAGTTTCCGGTACCAATAGAAAAAACTTGTTGCAATGACATAGGTAAACCGTTACCGGGATTCACCCTTGGGCCTACATAAAAAGCAATGAATAAGACGATATAGCTATCGATTAATTGCGACACCAATGTAGAACCCGTTGCTCGCATCCATATCCAACGCTCGCCGGTAATTTTCTTGATTCTATGGAACACCAGAACATCGGCTATTTGCCCAATCAAAAAAGCTGTCAAAGAACCAAAGATGATCCACAAGCCCTGCCCAAAGATGGCTGCAAAAGCATTGTTCATATCCGGAATGCCCACACCTTCCCTGCTGCTTTGCCACCAATCGGCCGGTGCCAGTTGAATAGCGCCGTATAACATCACAAAGCCATAGGTAATGAGTGAAGCGGCGAGATAACTGAGAAAGCGCACGCCTTTATGCCCATAATATTCATTGATTATATCCGTCATGATGAAAACAACAGGCCAGAGCAATACACCAGTTGTGAGGTTGAAGGAAAAAGGCAGCCCCATAATATTCCAATTCACCGGATCAGCCCCAAGACTTCGCTCCAGTGAAAAAATCTTCACCCCCATGAATTCGGCTACGATGGCATTGGCAATAAAAAAGCCGCCAAGGATTAGGAATAACCTGCTGGACTTACTCTTCAGTATTTGATGAATCATGTTAGTTGTTGATTAAGAGGATGTAAAACTGTAGCACCAGCAACAACGCATTGATCAGAAACAACCATCTGCCCGATGCCGGCGATTTACCGGAGATAAACAATACCGCCCACCAAAGGTTGACGAGCAAGTTGAGGATGGGTGCCACAAACCAGCCCAGGATAATGATATAGTTATTCAGCTGCTCATTACCCACAAAATCATAGGTGCGTTGAATGGCTACGCAGACCAGGAATAACAAATTACAAATCAGTGCCAAACGTGTGGCAAATAATAGCGGTTTCATACGTCTTGATTCATTCAAAATAGCATTAATTTGCTGATATCATTGTGTAATTATGAAGAATTTCAACTGGAAGGCCATTTTGCCCCATGCGATTGCTGTTGCTGTGTTTCTGCTTGTTGCAGTTATTTTTTGCAAGCCGGCTCTTGAAGGAAAGGTATTGAACCAAAGTGATGTGATGCACTGGAAGGGCATGGTGCAGGATATGGAAAACTATAAGACCAAACATGGTCATTATCCTTTGTGGAATAACAATCTCTTCGGCGGTATGCCGGGTTATCAGATCACCTTGGATCCGGCCAACCCCATCACCCCGCTCCATTTGCATTTGTTGTTTACAGCTTTTCTGCCCAAGCCTCTCAATATGTTCTTCCTGCTTTGCATTGGCTTTTATTTTCTGAGTCAGGTTGTAGGTGTAAGGCCATGGCTAGGTATATTGGGTGGATTAGCTTATGCCTATGCAACCTATAGTCCAATTATTGTTTCCGTTGGGCATGATACCAAGATGTTGGCCATGGGTTATATGCCCGCATTAATAGGTGCACTCTGGCTGCTCTTCAACAAAAAATATTGGTGGGGCACGGCACTCACAGCCATCTTTACCTGTATGCTCGTGGGCATGAATCACCTGCAGATCACATACTATACTTTACTGATCGCAGTGGCTATGGGTATCGGATTTGCTATTCAGTGGATCAAGGCGAAAGATTACCAGCACTTCATTAAAGCAGCAGCATTGGCTGTAGTAGCCGG is drawn from Chitinophagales bacterium and contains these coding sequences:
- a CDS encoding diaminopimelate epimerase, with the protein product MHIRFAKYQGTGNDFVIIDNRFNPVQLSTEQIHHLCDRRFGIGGDGLMLLQDKPGYDFEMKYYNADGKEGSMCGNGGRCMVQFANDRGIHRTDYFFLAVDGPHEAKIALNGWIHLKMKDVDAVENNNGDAVLDTGSPHYIRKTENLQTLNVFEEGRKIRYNDRFSEKGINVNFIEPRDNGLFVRTYERGVEDETFSCGTGVTAAALTAARQIGYNRIDITTLGGKLAVEYTKADEQTFHSIWLCGPATFVFEGQIDI
- a CDS encoding magnesium transporter CorA family protein; translated protein: MIQYFKNIDSQTIEIDKPEVGAWVNLVPPFKDEEFTELSEGLEIPVEFLRDSLDIDERPRYELEDNVKFIVIKTPTENNSFNDSDAFYITIPICIILTHNQIVTVNSFDNGAIKKFLNSFQKRHPDKRNMMVLKIFEKVVQNFMEYLKEINNRRNQYETSLYESNNNEDLLNLMRIQKSLVYFVTALRSNEMLMMKLERTNFLGLTEEEREFLQDLIVDTSQALEMANVYTNILTSSMDAFASIISNNLNNVMKRLTSITIILSLPILVTSIYGMNVDIPYQHSNHAFYIPVILSLLISFVISWYFMKKKWF
- a CDS encoding NUDIX domain-containing protein, which translates into the protein MPLFNVRVYGILVDEQKRVLVSDEFIRGNYITKFPGGGLEFGEGTRDCLKREFMEETGLDVRVGDHLYTTDFFQISAFNNKDQIISIYYFVHPISPITLSTKETPFDFSPEQTANPNGESEVFRWIAWEQLDANALTLPIDKVVAQLLKEKY
- a CDS encoding queuosine precursor transporter encodes the protein MIHQILKSKSSRLFLILGGFFIANAIVAEFMGVKIFSLERSLGADPVNWNIMGLPFSFNLTTGVLLWPVVFIMTDIINEYYGHKGVRFLSYLAASLITYGFVMLYGAIQLAPADWWQSSREGVGIPDMNNAFAAIFGQGLWIIFGSLTAFLIGQIADVLVFHRIKKITGERWIWMRATGSTLVSQLIDSYIVLFIAFYVGPRVNPGNGLPMSLQQVFSIGTGNYLYKFAMAIALTPVIYLVHAWIENYLGRDLAEKMRRSAMKDSQTEDGFDNIPTAG